In the genome of Aspergillus luchuensis IFO 4308 DNA, chromosome 2, nearly complete sequence, one region contains:
- a CDS encoding HIT family protein (COG:E;~EggNog:ENOG410PJRE;~InterPro:IPR011146,IPR036265;~go_function: GO:0003824 - catalytic activity [Evidence IEA]): MSLVTARPSHKHPQPTTSRTEPSTNNIIITTTPKNTMATEIHRTNDLTISLSHTPTTPGHTLATLTTTTTTLFSLPKSTFTTTLLTLRTITPILKQTYHTPRIALITSGNRTISLLPLHGLPSPNTWTPILSPETTFHDPQTTTSQPNYITSKSGPRMPSAQLTHLANTITTHTLSTPNYTFHGPSTDTNLFANIIRGTEHPQWRIWEDESHVAFLTPYPNTPGFTVLVPRRHLGSDIFALGEEEYKGLVGAAWTVGRVLMEALGVGRCGMVFEGFEVDYAHVKLVPVYGEGEEDEGGGEREVFREVYPGYVSSLPGPEVEDVEELVRRAGEIRGVIAARGV, from the exons ATGAGTCTAGTCACTGCTA GACCATCCCATAAACATCCACAGCCCACCACATCCAGAACCGAACCATCtaccaacaacatcatcatcaccaccacaccaaAAAATACCATGGCCACCGAAATCCACCGCACCAACGACCTAACCATCAGCCTCTCCCacacaccaacaaccccaggcCACACCCTCGCAAccctaaccaccaccaccaccacgctcttctccctccccaaatccaccttcaccaccaccctcctcactctACGCACCATAACCCCTATCTTAAAACAAACCTACCACACCCCCCGCATCGCCCTAATAACCTCCGGCAACAGgaccatctccctcctcccgctCCACGGCCTCCCCTCACCAAACACCTGGACGCCCATACTAAGTCCCGAAACGACCTTCCATGAtccccaaaccaccacctcccaaccCAACTACATAACATCCAAATCCGGCCCCCGCATGCCCTCAGCCCAACTAACCCACCtagccaacaccatcactactcacaccctctccacccccaactACACCTTCCACGGCCCGTCCACAGACACCAACCTCTTCGCGAACATAATCCGCGGTACCGAGCACCCCCAATGGCGTATCTGGGAGGATGAGTCCCACGTGGCGTTTCTCACGCCATACCCGAACACCCCCGGGTTCACGGTGCTAGTGCCACGAAGGCATTTGGGGAGTGATATATTTGCGctcggggaggaggaatataAGGGATTGGTGGGGGCGGCGTGGACGGTTGGCCGGGTGTTGATGGAGgcgttgggggtggggaggtgtGGGATGGTGTTTGAGGGGTTCGAGGTGGATTATGCGCATGTTAAGTTGGTTCCGGTttatggggagggggaggaggatgaggggggtggggagagggaggtgttTCGGGAGGTGTATCCTGGGTATGTGAGTTCTTTGCCTGGGcccgaggtggaggatgtggaggagttggtgaggagggctGGGGAGATTCGGGGGGTGATTGCTGCGCGGGGAGTATGA
- a CDS encoding SEC61-beta family protein (COG:O;~EggNog:ENOG410PRIY;~InterPro:IPR016482,IPR030671;~PFAM:PF03911;~TransMembrane:1 (i99-117o);~go_component: GO:0005784 - Sec61 translocon complex [Evidence IEA];~go_process: GO:0006886 - intracellular protein transport [Evidence IEA]), whose product MASPRAASPMTSGAESGPDSKSAGAGTGASAVSSVNRPSSPTPPGGPRAALRRRAAADHKESLRNARPSSTRAAGAGGSSGTMLKLYTDESPGLRVDPVVVLVLSLGFIFSVVGLHGKCSSWAVFGTFNDL is encoded by the exons ATG GCCTCTCCCCGTGCTGCTTCCCCCATGACCTCCGGTGCTGAGTCCGGTCCCGACTCCAAGTCTGCTGGCGCTGGCACCGGCGCCTCTGCTGTCTCCTCCGTCAACcgcccttcctctcccactcctcctgGTGGTCCCCGGGCTGCTCTGCGTCGTCGCGCGGCCGCTGACCACAAGGAGTCCCTCCGCAATGCCAGACCCAGCTCGACTCGCGCCGCCGGTGCTGGTGGCTCCTCCGGCACGATGCTCAAGCTTTACACTGACGAGAGCCCCGGTCTGAGGGTCGACCCCGTCGTTGTCCTGGTTCTCAGTCtgggcttcatcttctccgtcgTTGGTCTCCACGGTAAGTGTTCTTCCTGGGCAGTCTTTGGAACATTCAACGATCTCTAA
- a CDS encoding uncharacterized protein (COG:S;~EggNog:ENOG410PMEW;~InterPro:IPR040410;~TransMembrane:8 (i7-31o51-69i81-99o126-149i170-194o206-226i233-251o271-292i)), with product MYRPNSLWTWSFCIVTLVQTIITLALESYVFANFQIQLFPKGEVSTASKTVTTFLALYCFGFIYELILVYDALRLKNTIQVIGLCVCNLGLLIYGAVQVQQIKDSIEMLVAESAITVDVWGETEPFLIIIPCVVAMGSVLMMIIAWKLYDEFAWSIYKHISADLRMKRRYLTYQIYIALLKFDFFFFLGFTVQFLVIVTNKTDVEFGLTTAAIPVTILILVCAAIFVKRESSIGMIIVILLYFAAMAYFLFKLVRMYQPQTYQEYLPARRSLTFFAVITLLLIVLTIINACICMHNFHKGLKQHVHKKKSRDKDEKTTELSSNISGQVPNRMMID from the exons ATGTATCGGCCAAACTCGCTCTGGACTTGGTCCTTTTGCATTGTTACCCTCGTCCAGACCATCATTACCCTTGCCCTCGAGTC TTATGTCTTCGCAAACTTCCAGATCCAACTGTTTCCCAAGGGTGAAGTCTCGACTGCATCCAAGACTGTAACAACCTTCTTGGCACTCTACTGTTTCGGTTTTATATATGAGTTGATCCTCGTTTACGATGCTCTACGCCTCAAGAATACCATTCAAGTCATCGGTCTGTGCGTGTGCAACCTCGGTCTTCTGATTTACGGAGCGGTGCAAGTCCAGCAGATCAAGGACTCCATCGAAATGCTTGTGGCCGAAAGCGCCATCACCGTAGACGTGTGGGGGGAAACGGAGCCTTTTCTGATTATCATTCCGTGCGTCGTTGCCATGGGCTCTGtcctgatgatgattatcgCTTGGAAGCTCTACGATGAATTTGCATGGTCGATCTACAAGCATATCAGCGCCGATCTGCGAATGAAGCGCCGGTATCTTACATATCAG ATCTATATCGCTCTGCTGAAgttcgatttcttcttcttccttggtTTCACGGTCCAGTTCCTTGTCATTGTGACGAACAAGACGGATGTTGAATTCGGTCTCACAACGGCTGCCATTCCCGTTACGATTCTCATTCTTGTTTGCGCTGCGATCTTCGTCAAGCGAGAGAGCTCGATCGGAATGATTATCGTCATT CTTCTATACTTCGCGGCTATGGCCTACTTCCTGTTCAAGCTGGTCCGCATGTACCAGCCTCAAACTTATCAAGAGTACCTGCCCGCCCGGCGGTCTCTGACATTCTTCGCTGTGATCACACTTCTTTTGATCGTTTTGACGATCATCAACGCCTGCATCTGCATGCACAATTTCCACAAGGGTCTGAAGCAGCACGTGCATAAGAAGAAGTCCCGCGACAAGGATGAGAAGACAACTGAGTTGTCTTCCAACATCTCGGGCCAGGTGCCGAATCGCATGATGATTGACTGA
- a CDS encoding uncharacterized protein (COG:Q;~EggNog:ENOG410Q2DA;~InterPro:IPR034001,IPR043926,IPR027417,IPR003593, IPR010929,IPR017871,IPR029481,IPR003439,IPR013525, IPR034003;~PFAM:PF01061,PF00005,PF06422,PF14510;~TransMembrane:14 (i480-504o516-534i546-564o570-586i593-611o623-643i728-745o1142-1160i1172-1191o1225-1243i1255-1278o1284-1302i1314-1333o1407-1427i);~go_component: GO:0016020 - membrane [Evidence IEA];~go_component: GO:0016021 - integral component of membrane [Evidence IEA];~go_function: GO:0005524 - ATP binding [Evidence IEA];~go_function: GO:0016887 - ATPase activity [Evidence IEA];~go_function: GO:0042626 - ATPase-coupled transmembrane transporter activity [Evidence IEA];~go_process: GO:0055085 - transmembrane transport [Evidence IEA]), with protein sequence MDEKDASAHDPYPTDKEQTPSSDEEEQELHNLTRIASTRTGRRISQAATIIEEDDPRLDPANLAFDQRLWAKLVLTALNQSGIVQQTQGVVFSNLCVSGSGSALQIQNTIATQLAAPFRAAAHALSRRASPPPRQILHNFDGFLQSGELLLVLGRPGSGCSTFLKTLCGHLGGLTLEPQSTIHYQGIEYEDMIKHHRGEVAYNKEVDQHFPHLTVGQTLSFAAHARTPQKRIDGLTRSEYVDTLTQVVLAVFGLSHTYHTKVGDNFVRGVSGGERKRVSIAEMFVSRCRIGAWDNSTRGLDASSALKFVRALRLSADMGRSCHAIAAYQASQSMYDLVDKVVVLYEGREIYFGRRDRAVPYFEEMGWELPDRQVSGDFLTSVTNPGERKARPDMVDKVPRTAKEFEEYWKRSPEYKELCGQIEEYQRAHPPDSNEAKAFKANHEEQQARHTRPRSPYLLSVPMQVRLCLRRAFQRLRNDLPTVIVTVVTQPILGLVIGSIFFNSAPTTATFFQKGAVLYFAVLFNALIALNEIIQLYSQRPIAVKQAGYAFVHPFAEALASWIMDLPIKFTRGTLFCVILYLMSNLRREPSQFFICYMFLLTSVLTMSGIFRSLAAATRTSAQAMAMAGVCILCIVVYTGFVLPQPYMHPWLSWIRWVNPIYYVYEALLANEFHGRDFECASMIPSYAVGSSFICSTVGAVAGQRFVSGDAYVEQNYQYYYSHVWRNYGILVAYLVLFTGLYLFLSEYNSVETSKAETLVFRSGHVPQYLLSSDKIEDGKAPPDKPEVRDQVDAINLPQQTDILSWKGLNYDIPVKDGTRRLLDNVNGWVKPGTLTALMGVSGAGKTTLLDVLAQRVSIGVVTGDVLVNGRALKANFPRETGYVQQQDLHMETTTVREALRFSAMLRQPASVSQKEKYEYVEEVIKVLRMQDFAEAVVGSLGEGLNVEQRKLLSIGVELAAKPTLLIFLDEPTSGLDSQSSWTICALLRRLADHGQAVLATIHQPSALLFQTFDRLLFLAKGGKTVYFGDIGDQSRILLEYFERCGARPCGDMENPAEYILEVVAGEASEGIDWVQRWNDSPERKEVLAELERLQDPQQQPEPRARDGDSSSMEFAMPFTSQLYHVMKRAFQQYYRQPEYVFAKYSLGIACGLFIGFSFYKANNTQQGFQCALFSVFLLATVFTTLVNQITPRFVAQRALYEVRERPSRVYSWKVFILSNVFVEIPYHFVLGVCVWASFYWAVMGTGQDAERHVLALLYIVQFYLYVASMAHFVIAAIPQAPVAGIFAILMFAFAFIFNGMLQPPGDLPGFWIFMYRVSPFTYYTAGVGSSILHGRPVECSTSELSVFDPPSNYTCGQYMQKYVEAAGGQVYNPNATSACEYCSMTVADEYLALRWVYWKDRWRDYGIFWCYFVFNIAGAVMLYYVFRVKKWGKGK encoded by the coding sequence ATGGACGAAAAGGACGCCAGCGCTCACGACCCGTATCCAACGGATAAGGAGCAGACCCCATcgtcggacgaggaggaacaaGAGCTTCACAATTTGACACGAATCGCCTCTACCCGAACTGGTCGAAGGATTTCCCAAGCTGCTACGATcattgaagaggatgaccCCCGTTTGGATCCCGCCAATCTGGCGTTCGATCAACGTCTCTGGGCAAAACTCGTCCTAACGGCCCTAAACCAGTCAGGCATTGTACAGCAGACGCAGGGTGTCGTTTTTTCTAATCTTTGCGTGTCTGGATCAGGCTCAGCATTACAGATTCAGAATACTATTGCTACGCAGTTGGCAGCTCCCTTCCGCGCTGCCGCGCATGCGCTTTCAAGACGAGCGTCCCCTCCACCAAGGCAGATCCTCCACAACTTCGATGGCTTCCTCCAGAGTGGAGAGCTCCTACTTGTTCTCGGTCGCCCTGGAAGTGGATGTTCAACATTCCTGAAAACCCTTTGTGGCCACCTGGGTGGTCTGACGCTCGAACCTCAGAGTACCATTCATTACCAAGGGATCGAATATGAGGATATGATCAAGCACCACCGTGGAGAGGTAGCTTACAACAAGGAAGTCGATCAACACTTTCCACACCTTACCGTTGGTCAAACGCTTTCATTCGCAGCGCATGCACGGACCCCTCAGAAACGAATTGACGGCTTGACACGCTCCGAATATGTGGATACCCTCACACAGGTTGTCTTGGCTGTGTTTGGCCTCTCACACACCTATCACACCAAGGTAGGGGACAACTTTGTGCGAGGAGTTAGCGGTGGTGAGCGGAAGAGGGTCAGTATTGCCGAGATGTTCGTCTCAAGGTGTCGTATCGGGGCTTGGGATAACAGCACGCGAGGTCTCGATGCGTCGTCTGCTCTAAAATTTGTCAGGGCATTACGTCTTTCTGCCGACATGGGTCGATCGTGTCATGCTATCGCTGCATATCAAGCTTCTCAGTCGATGTATGATCTCGTCGACAAAGTCGTCGTCCTATACGAAGGTCGTGAGATCTACTTCGGTCGCCGCGATCGTGCAGTACCTTACTTCGAGGAAATGGGCTGGGAACTACCAGATCGTCAGGTCAGCGGCGACTTCCTGACTTCAGTTACTAATCCCGGCGAACGAAAAGCCCGTCCTGATATGGTGGACAAGGTGCCACGCACGGCGAAGGAGTTCGAGGAATATTGGAAGCGAAGCCCCGAGTATAAGGAGCTCTGCGGTCAGATAGAGGAGTATCAACGCGCTCATCCACCGGATTCAAACGAGGCCAAAGCATTCAAGGCCAATCATGAAGAGCAGCAGGCCCGCCATACTCGGCCACGCAGTCCATATCTGCTCTCTGTTCCGATGCAAGTCCGTCTCTGCCTACGCCGGGCTTTTCAGCGACTACGAAACGACCTACCAACTGTAATCGTTACGGTAGTGACACAACCCATCCTGGGATTGGTGATAGGCTCGATTTTTTTCAACTCTGCGCCCACTACCGCCACATTCTTTCAAAAAGGGGCTGTGCTATACTTTGCTGTGCTTTTCAATGCCTTGATCGCACTCAATGAGATTATTCAACTATATAGCCAGAGGCCCATCGCTGTGAAGCAAGCGGGTTATGCGTTCGTCCATCCCTTTGCTGAGGCTTTGGCCAGTTGGATCATGGATCTGCCTATCAAATTCACACGAGGTACTCTCTTTTGTGTGATTCTTTATCTGATGTCCAACCTTCGACGAGAACCATCGCAGTTCTTCATTTGCTACATGTTTCTGTTGACTTCTGTCTTGACGATGTCCGGGATTTTCCGTAGCTTAGCTGCAGCTACAAGGACAAGCGCGCaggcaatggcaatggctggTGTTTGTATCTTATGCATTGTGGTATACACTGGCTTCGTGTTGCCGCAACCATACATGCACCCGTGGCTTTCATGGATCCGCTGGGTTAACCCAATCTACTATGTGTATGAGGCCCTGTTAGCGAACGAGTTCCATGGCAGGGACTTTGAATGCGCATCGATGATCCCAAGCTATGCTGTTGGCTCATCCTTCATCTGTTCAACCGTGGGTGCCGTCGCAGGACAGCGGTTCGTCTCCGGGGACGCTTATGTGGAGCAGAATtaccagtactactacagccATGTTTGGCGAAACTACGGAATTCTCGTCGCCTACCTGGTATTATTCACCGGTCTCtatttgtttctttccgAATACAACTCGGTTGAGACATCCAAAGCAGAAACCCTCGTTTTCCGGTCTGGTCATGTTCCGCAATATCTACTATCCTCCGATAAGAtcgaagatggaaaagcGCCCCCAGACAAGCCCGAAGTGCGGGACCAAGTAGATGCTATTAACCTTCCTCAGCAAACAGATATCCTCTCGTGGAAGGGCCTCAATTATGATATACCCGTCAAAGATGGTACCCGGCGACTTCTTGATAACGTAAATGGATGGGTTAAGCCAGGCACTTTGACCGCGCTGATGGGGGTTTCTGGGGCCGGAAAAACTACACTTTTGGATGTCCTCGCCCAGAGGGTATCTATTGGTGTTGTTACCGGCGATGTTCTGGTGAACGGAAGAGCTTTGAAGGCTAATTTTCCACGAGAAACGGGGTATGTTCAACAGCAGGATCTTCATATGGAGACAACTACGGTCCGCGAGGCCCTCCGCTTCAGTGCCATGCTCCGTCAGCCCGCATCAGTATCTCAAAAGGAGAAGTACGAATATGTCGAAGAGGTCATCAAAGTTCTACGCATGCAAGACTTTGCGGAGGCTGTTGTGGGTTCTCTGGGAGAGGGCTTGAATGTGGAGCAGCGAAAGTTGCTGAGTATTGGTGTTGAACTTGCTGCGAAACCGACGTTATTGATATTCCTCGACGAGCCGACCAGCGGTCTAGACTCACAGAGTTCCTGGACAATCTGCGCGCTCCTGAGAAGGCTTGCCGATCACGGTCAGGCAGTCCTtgccaccatccaccaaccgAGTGCCCTGCTGTTCCAGACCTTCGATCGCTTGTTGTTCCTAGCTAAAGGAGGCAAAACTGTCTACTTTGGTGATATTGGAGACCAATCCCGCATACTTTTGGAATACTTTGAGCGCTGCGGTGCTAGGCCCTGCGGGGACATGGAAAATCCGGCGGAGTACATTCTTGAAGTTGTCGCCGGGGAAGCATCAGAAGGCATTGACTGGGTTCAGAGATGGAACGATAGCCCTGAGCGCAAGGAGGTCCTCGCAGAGCTCGAACGTCTTCAGGATCCGCAACAACAGCCCGAGCCACGAGCCCGGGATGGCGATAGCAGCAGTATGGAATTTGCCATGCCTTTCACCAGCCAACTCTACCACGTCATGAAGCGTGCGTTTCAGCAGTACTACCGCCAACCGGAATATGTGTTTGCAAAGTATTCGTTGGGTATAGCGTGTGGATTGTTCATCGGTTTCTCTTTTTACAAAGCGAACAACACCCAACAGGGTTTCCAGTGTGCTCTCTTCAGTGTCTTCCTCCTGGCCACGGTTTTCACGACCCTCGTCAATCAGATCACTCCCAGATTCGTTGCGCAGCGGGCGTTATATGAAGTCCGGGAGCGGCCATCCAGGGTTTACTCGTGGAAAGTATTCATTCTCTCAAACGTCTTCGTCGAAATCCCCTACCACTTTGTTCTGGGGGTTTGTGTCTGGGCGTCGTTTTACTGGGCTGTGATGGGCACGGGTCAAGATGCCGAGCGACAcgtccttgcccttctctaCATCGTCCAATTCTATCTGTATGTGGCCAGCATGGCTCACTTCGTGATAGCCGCAATCCCCCAGGCACCAGTGGCAGGCATATTTGCCATTCTCATGTTTGCTTTCGCGTTCATCTTCAATGGTATGCTGCAACCACCCGGAGACCTACCCGGATTCTGGATTTTCATGTACCGTGTCTCCCCTTTCACGTACTACACGGCCGGAGTCGGCAGTTCAATCCTTCATGGCCGCCCGGTGGAGTGCAGTACTTCTGAGCTCAGTGTTTTCGACCCCCCATCCAACTACACCTGTGGACAATACATGCAGAAGTATGTCGAAGCCGCCGGAGGCCAGGTGTACAATCCAAACGCCACCTCTGCCTGCGAGTACTGCTCTATGACAGTGGCCGATGAGTATCTTGCTCTTCGCTGGGTCTACTGGAAAGACCGCTGGCGCGACTACGGAATTTTCTGGTGCTATTTCGTATTCAACATTGCCGGTGCCGTCATGTTGTATTATGTCTTCCGAGTGAAGAAgtggggaaaggggaaataa
- the POL30 gene encoding proliferating cell nuclear antigen (COG:L;~EggNog:ENOG410PINW;~InterPro:IPR022659,IPR022648,IPR022649,IPR000730;~PFAM:PF04139,PF00705,PF02144,PF02747;~go_function: GO:0003677 - DNA binding [Evidence IEA];~go_function: GO:0030337 - DNA polymerase processivity factor activity [Evidence IEA];~go_process: GO:0006275 - regulation of DNA replication [Evidence IEA]): MLEARLEQASLLKRVVDAIKDLVQDCNFDCNDSGISLQAMDNSHVALVSMMLKAEGFSPYRCDRNIALGINLVSLTKVLRAAQNEDILTLKAEDSPDAVNLMFESAETDRLSEYDIKLMDIDQEHLAIPETEYAATVEMPAAEFQRICRDLNALSESVVIEATKEGVKFSCQGDIGSGSVTVRQHTNVENPAQNVSISLTEPVALTFSLKYLVNFCKATNLSNKVTLCLSQEVPLLVEYGLGSGHLRFYLAPKIGDEE; this comes from the exons A TGCTTGAAGCTCGCCTAGAACAAGCCAGTCTCCTGAAGCGC GTCGTCGACGCCATCAAGGACCTGGTCCAAGACTGCAACTTCGACTGCAATGACTCCGGTATCTCACTTCAGGCCATGGACAACTCCCATGTCGCTCTTGTCTCCATGATGCTCAAGGCCGAGGGATTCTCCCCCTACCGTTGCGACCGTAACATTGCCCTCGGTATCAACCTGGTCTCCCTGACCAAGGTCCTGCGTGCCGCCCAAAACGAAGACATTCTCACTCTCAAGGCTGAGGACTCTCCCGATGCCGTCAACTTGATGTTCGAGAGTGCCGAGACGGATAGACTTAGCGAGTATGATATCAAGTTGATGGACATTGACCAGGAGCACCTGGCCATCCCGGAGACAGAGTACGCTGCTACGGTAGAGATGCCGGCAGCAGAGTTCCAGCGTATCTGCAGGGATCTGAATGCTCTCTCTGAGTCCG TTGTCATTGAGGCCACGAAGGAGGGTGTCAAGTTCTCCTGCCAGGGTGACATTGGCAGTGGCTCCGTCACCGTCCGTCAGCACACCAACGTCGAGAACCCCGCACAGAacgtctccatctccctcaccGAACCCGTCGCCCTCACCTTCTCCCTCAAGTACCTCGTCAACTTCTGCAAGGCTACCAACCTGTCGAACAAGGTCACCCTGTGCCTGTCGCAGGAGGTGCCGCTCCTCGTTGAGTATGGCCTTGGTAGCGGTCACTTGAGATTCTACCTGGCTCCTAAG ATTGGCGATGAGGAGTAA
- a CDS encoding uncharacterized protein (COG:S;~EggNog:ENOG410PHFD;~InterPro:IPR036291,IPR001509;~PFAM:PF01118,PF01073,PF01370;~go_function: GO:0003824 - catalytic activity [Evidence IEA]), which produces MTTVFITGASGYIGGDVLSVLVSKYPDLHYRLLVRSRDSGQKIKAQYPTVEIIQGDLDNSETLAAESARADIIIHTADAADHLGAAKAIAQGALEGHTEERPVYWLHTSGAGIFSFSDTENKVYGEKGEKIYDDVQDIHEIVNFPDHAFHRDVDKAVLEAGSVRPGVLKTAIVSPVTVYGRGRGPCSQRSRQIYELAKLTIQRQKVPIIGRGLSFATDIHIEDLTSLYVILFEKALSKQDDGLWGPEAYYLSENGEHCWGELARSIGQICVAEGFIPNAEEEAFGFEDARKWAGYEAASWGLNVRCRASRARQLLGWQPSAPSLESELRDIVKGEYCRLQEAESSA; this is translated from the exons ATGACCACAGTATTCAT AACAGGAGCCAGCGGCTACATCGGCGGCGACGTTCTATCAGTACTTGTATCCAAGTACCCAGACCTGCACTACCGCTTACTGGTCCGAAGCCGCGATAGTGGGCAGAAGATCAAGGCACAATATCCTACTGTCGAGATTATTCAAGGCGATCTTGATAATTCAGAGACGCTGGCAGCAGAAAGTGCTAGGGccgatatcatcatcc ACAcagctgatgctgctgaccACCTCGGAGCAGCTAAGGCAATAGCTCAGGGTGCTCTAGAAGGGCATACCGAAGAACGCCCTGTCTATTGGTTGCATACCAGTGGTGCCGGGATCTTCTCGTTCTCAGACACTGAAAACAAGGTATATGGAGAGAAAGGCGAGAAGATCTATGATGATGTGCAAGACATTCACGAGATTGTCAACTTTCCTGACCATGCGTTCCACCGAGATGTGGATAAAGCGGTGTTGGAGGCTGGATCGGTGCGTCCAGGTGTCCTGAAGACTGCTATCGTATCCCCAGTTACTGTTTACG GTCGTGGCCGAGGACCCTGCTCCCAACGCAGCAGACAGATATACGAGCTAGCCAAACTGACCATCCAACGCCAGAAAGTTCCCATCATCGGCCGGGGCCTTTCATTCGCGACTGATATTCACATTGAGGATCTGACTAGTTTATATGTCATTCTTTTCGAAAAGGCCCTTTCAAAACAAGACGATGGGCTTTGGGGTCCGGAGGCATACTACCTCAGTGAGAATGGGGAGCATTGCTGGGGTGAGCTGGCCCGTTCAATTGGACAGATCTGTGTAGCGGAAGGATTCATCCCAAACGCCGAAGAGGAGGCTTTTGGCTTTGAGGACGCTCGGAAATGGGCAGGCTATGAGGCTGCTAGTTGGGGGCTAAATGTACGATGTCGGGCCAGTCGTGCTCGTCAATTGCTGGGGTGGCAGCCGTCTGCGCCATCGCTGGAATCCGAGCTTCGGGATATCGTGAAAGGGGAATATTGCCGTCTGCAGGAGGCGGAAAGCAGTGCATGA